TACCTTATGTtaaatcttgtttttttttcgcaaacAGGGATAAGAGCGCGGCAACAAGGGccgaaaaaagagagagagaacatTGTATCGTGGACGGCCCGAAAGGAAAAATATTAAAAGGTAAGATGGGTTTTGTCTCGCAGTTCACAAGATAATTCTGAAACATTTAATTACAACACCAGATGCATAGATATCAAACCAAAATGTGCCGATAAAAAGTACAAGAAATAGACTAGCAGGTACTTTATCATAGCTTTAATACAAGATAAGCTTATGCTTCATACAAGGTACTGAAAACTGGCTGAGCAAGAACTATCAAACAGTGATGATTAGTTGATTAACATCAACAAACTAAGACAAGAAGAAATTAAAGTTAATGTATTACATAATCACTCGAATACACTTGGTGTAACATCTTACGGGCAAATTTACTCACTTCgcattttatttctcatttttttctattttacaTTCCTTCTTGTCGTATTCACAAAATCCGCTTCTTTTAATCCTCTGCAAATGAATCAACAACAAAATGTTAAAAtaatccaaaaaaaattttatcaCTTTTCCTAACATGAACGTACATGTAAtatcaatttttgttgtttcattGGTTAATCCAGGCGTATTCTGATTATCATTCCAAGGGCTGCAGCCCGATTCTTAATTAAAACTATCCAAAAGTTCAATAGCATATTTAAAGGaattattgttaaattaaaCTAGGTTAAACAATACGCAGCCCGGCCTTCTTCGTTTAGGATACATATCAAAAAACCTAAACCtatcttttttaaaactccCCTAGGGGAATGATAGTGGGGAGTTTAAAAGACCCGAGCAAATGggcaacatttgcttcaacaaccgtTCGATTTTTTTGAACGCTGCAAACGATTTCAACCCATCATCAACATTTGCTTCGGTAAAGCTTCACcagaggcctggtattcagtccgtggttgttactatggacACGGACATAAATACGTCGTTGAGAGATCGATTAGTGCGCACGGGCATCCCTgacaatagggaacttaagcaacgacaccggtgacggcaacgagaacgtcacaaatgtacgtgtttagtgagcaaaaacaatagctttgcacgccctgcacgtgcgtgtTTCACTTTCGTCCATtcctttgccgtcgtcagcaaaacaacaacgtgaaattgaggttttatgaagaaagtCAGCatttgaggataaattttcattctaTCCCCTAAATCAGCCGCCGTTtcgaccaatgtcatttttgaggaactaccgcACCGCTGGAGCTGGAGAATGGCACATTGTTAGCCTTCTTTTTCAGGTTATAGTGCAAAAGTTTGAAATATAGGAACGGTCTCGAATCTTTCTGTGCACGATTGTAGAAGATTGCTTGATTTCGATCACGAAAGGCTGAGTGACAAGTAGTATCACACAAACccataattttaaatttaacaagaAAAGGCACGGGGAAGGTAATGACTTATAAGGGCTTTGTTTTGACTTTTAATCTGAATTAAAAACATAGGTTTTGTCCCGATAcagattttcagtttcaaattCATCCCCAGAGTAAAAGTAACCCGCTTCCACAAGAGAGGCTTTCTGTTCGCGTTGGAGGAAAATAAGTTAACACTGATTATGTTAACACTAATTTAGTAATTTTTAACAAACCGACCGACCCAAAATGACGGTCAAGGGAGAACAGAAGGGGGACAGCCTAAACAAGGGGTGGATAGTAAACTATTTAATATTTAAaggaagggggtagtttctaaagaaactgtggtgctgcgtaggtggggaagtagtacacctAATAGCAAAAACGTTGTCATAGAAAAATGACTGAAAAAAAGCAAATGCCAAATAGGAATTAGTTAGACTAATAAGCCCAATGAATTCATTTGCAGCATCCACGCATGAACGTCGTACTTGCCTGTTGGAATTTGCTATTGTTCTAAAGctggaaaacaataaaaaaagatTCCGGAGAAATGCAACGGCTGTAAATGAATCCAACCTGAGAATGTGCTTAATTATAGCCTAATTAATTCAAATCCTATTCAGTtggctttttcccttttttatttttctaagaCAACGTTATTTGAATTAGGTGTACACaaatattttggttttatcaacggagttgatattgtaaattggccaccgtacagagattttaaaagctgacgtttcgaacgttagcccttcgctcgaaatgtcagcttttagaatctctgtacggtggccaatttacattatcaactccgttgataaaaccaaaacatTTAATATTTAACCTCGTAAATCATACCTGGCGTTAAAATAACTTTGGATGAACTATTATTCCTCAGTTCATCTATCCACAATCTTAACTCGGCCAAGAAATGTCTTTCTTTTGGCAAAGGACAAGCCCAGCGAAGTGTCAGCTGATTGGTACCATTTTTGTGACCAAAAATCACGTATTTGTTTCCTTTACTAAGGTGAGTACATTCACTTCTCTTGTAACAGGAATGGGTAGTTCGAGACCAGACCTGAGTCTTTCCCTCGCGGAAGTTGCAGGCGCTACACTTTAAGAAGACACGGGTTACGTTAAATCCCAGAATGTAACCGTTTGGATTTCGTTTCATCCACAAAATCTTTCCTTTAAGTCCTATCAAGAAAGGGAAATCATATGCTTTTACTCTGCTACTGGTAagtaaagccgcggctacacgagtgATTTTTATCTCGCGCCGgcgatgcgatttttttcagattttgtcgcgtccccggcgcgccagggtggctacacttgcgatGAAACActtcttaaaatcattttaagataaaaaaaaattgctaaaaaattgcTATAGTcaaatgcttttcaaaatcacttcttGACCGttaagatacttgctaaaatccgtgctgcacgtgcagcacgattatttttgctcttttaaccaatgatattactgttttgttgCGATGTCGTagtcgttgccgtcgctgtttcttaaattccctattgctgggtatgcgcgtgcgcactaattggtctctcaatgacgtattcatgtccgtatccatagtaacaaacACGGCTAAAGAACGGGACTGAATACCGAGCCTCTCGTGAAgctgaatcaaatgttgatgatgtgttgaatttgtttacccaccccagcagtcaacatcgttcaaaaAAACAGTCGAACAGATGCTGAAGCTGTTTGCGCGGATCTTTAATTTCCTTGTTCAACGTTTACAGTTTAAATTAGCATGTGGTCGCCATGTTGGAATACAGTCTAGGGCAGACATGGCTTGATCTGTAAATCGTGATAGTCGGCATTGATTAATTTGCATTGCTATAAGTAGCGGTCGTAACACCAGCTTATTTATCTGTTTAAGTCGTTTTATACTCTCATCAATTTCTTCGATAAATTCGAATTCTAGGGTCATGTTCACTCAACCATTTTAGCATCGCTGGCCACATAGACACTATCAGCTAGAAACTAACCATCTCATTACAAAATGTTTCAAGCGAAATCGAGTGAACAGAGCTTACCGAAGTCAAAATTCGCCTCCAAGAAATCTCGCTTCTGGAGTTGTCTCCGCTTGTGTGATGCTTGCTTAGGCCTGGTAGTGCCTGTTAGGTGATGGAAAGAAAATCTTCTTAAAATTGTGAAGGGCAGAACAGAGTttagtttaaaagcgtttaacgcgcttgcaaatgagttcatagcataataataatcttttcaAACATCTATTGTGTTACGTAGAGTCAAATTTAATCAAGTTAGCGCAAACACTATTTGAGGCATTGTGGATTGAAAACCGTGACTGAAAAAGTATCCTGTGGACACAACAGGACGAAAGAGAACGAAAAAAGACATGTCTTTTATAAATGATCAAAGGGTTAAGATTAAGGTTTAAGGTCCTTATTTTTACGAGAGTAGCACGTGACAGTCAACTGGAGTTACAgctaaacttgtggccctctgTGCCCACCTTTCCGGTTTTCCTATCTCCCATAAAAGACAATGGTTGATATTTGAGTTAAATTGATTCTATGATGTTGTTCCCAATTAGTCTCTGGGCCACAAGATTGGATACTTGTCTCTAGGGTTTGggtccccggggggggggggggggggatacttGGGTCCATTTTGTGCTGGGTATAtgccgctggcctctcagaacTCCTACCTctttatagtctattttatggccaattgtagaccccatcttagtcacttttaaatgtaaaatgtaattttagcgaccccaacttagtcactttctgtttattcCTAAACCTTATATAAAgtcttttaattgtaatttcaaaacggaatgtGACGTGaatagtaaatattaaatcaacagcgttacagttctttctgtaacatCTTTCTCTTTTACCGCGAATCTATTGTAGCcaaaattttcttacccccaaactcccgacaatttgcgaccTCATTCTAGTTCCTCCAACGGGAACtttgttgaaaatgcaaccccattatagtcaatccgGTCGTGAAAATacgaccccatccagcggcacatccccattagcCAATTAATAGGAAGTGCCTCCCATCCCCCAGGGTTTGGGTTTAAACCCCAAAACACCAAACTCTTTCGAAACCCAGTCGGTTCCAGCGTGCTCGTTCATAGCTGCTCACTATATATGTTTCGAGTATGTGGCAAAAGTTGACCTTCTCCGTCCAAGCTCTAGGCCTTATAATATACttgtgtattttattatttatcaaaATTACCTGCGAATATGAGCTGACGAGTTGATTGACGCATTGTTCAGGAGTAACAAGATTTAtgacatttctgttttgttttgtcggcTTTAGCATGCGCTGACAAATGAATGCGACAGATTTCATCAGGTACTCGATTGCTTTTCTCTTTCGCTGAAGGTAAGCTGATCGTTATATTCCGCGTTGTTTCATCGGAAAGAAAGAACTACTTATATTTCTCTACGGGAAGAATAATTTCTGTGCTGGGTAAACTTGTACAGATCTTACAAGACTTCACGCATTCATGCAGTGCTGCAGAGTCCATGCAGGTTCTTCTCTTCGAGACGCTTGAAGTGGTCAATTACTCTTGATCGATGACACGTAAAATCAGAGATACGTTCTTTGGAACCCAGCCCGGAATGATAGCATCTTAGATACATGTTGgtaaaaatatttgagtgatATAGACAAAacgttttctctcttgtttccTGTGTGTGTCGTCTAAAAATTCAGCAGCTCTGAATTTTCCAACCAAAAatgtgggggtgggggggggggaatgggtCAGAAACTGCCGCTTCCCGTACCTTGCTCTCCCACTTCCCGGTACCTTTATCTTACGGCTTCTGCTCTTTTCAATAAGTAGTCAAGTAGCGTTTTGCATTGCTCTCCCGTGTCTTAGAACTCCTGCATCCCGCCCTTTTCTCTGCCGCCTCTCGTACCCCTCCCGTCCCCTATTCTCCCGGACTCCGGCCCCCTGCCCCCTCCACAAGAATGTACTTTTTTTATGTTGCTATCTGAGGGTCTTGAAAAGTAGATTTGAGGGGTTGTTTTACCcccttaattaaattaatcgtTCAAAAACTTTGCTTACCTTGGGTTGTCGTAGTCGGGTTGGCCtctaaacaaaaggaaacaattaCTCAGATTGTTAATGGGAAACGCAACAGCAATACTCAACACGTTCAACAACTAATTATTGTCTTGGTATACAAACCTCAACGAAAGATCAAATGTTACTATTGTTTTAAGGTGTGAATTGGACGGATTTTTAAGCGACGAGTGAGGTTCTCCAAAAGGTTTAGGGAAACAGgggaacaaagcaaaaaaaaaaaagcaaaaaattcgtcataataaaataaaattacaaaaatatctTCTTCTGTATCATGCTTGAGTCTTGCGTGAGGAACAAGGGAGAGTGTGTATAGAGCACGAATTTTCGTTACTCAAACAAACGAAAACTTTTCAGCTCTTGTGGACGTTTGTCATAGCAATATTAAAGTGGCCGGGATAGGGATTTTTACTTTTCATTCAGTTTATGGCGGTATTTTTAAGCTGAGAGCTGTACATTTCATATAAACAGaacataacaataacaataataataataataataatatataaactTATATAGCGCTGTATCCTTAAGCTCAAAGCGCTTCACAGCTTTAAGGGTAATAAACTAACAGAAAACAGTCCTAAAAAGGAACGTCTTTAACTTCGATTTAAATGCAGTTAGGTCTTTGGAGTCGCGTATATTATCTGGAAGTTTATTCCATAGTTTGGGGCCAACGTAAGAGACCGAACGTTCGCCATACTTGACCAGGTTAGTTGGTGGTACAACAAGCAGATTCTTTGTTGCAGAACGTAGATGGTAAGTACGGTTGCAACATGTCAGTTGTGTACTGAGGGGTAAGATCATTAAGGGCCTTAAATGTGATCAGCAGTATCTTGAACTCAATGCGCTTGTACACAGGCACAGCTAATGCAGCCGCTTGAGAATTGGAGTGATGTGTTGGAATTCCGTCTCTCTTGTCACTAATCGAGCAGCGGAATTCTGAACATTTTGGAGGCGATCCATAAGGAACTTTGGACGTCTGTAGAGCAAGGAATTGCAATTGTCTAATCTTGAGGTGACAAGAGCATGTACTATACTGATTTCAGTGTCAGATTTCGAGAGGCagtttttaatctttgaaatgTTACGAAGATGGAAAAAGCAGACTTTACAGACGCTGACAACATGCTGCTCAAGAGACATGTGCTGATCAAAGATTAAACTGATATTTCTAGCTGAACATCGTTAAGAAAGCGGGCAAACAGATTTACAAAGCCTACTAGATCACGCCAAATTTGGACAGAAACGAAACAAATGATATATTTTGTTCGTTAGGGCACGATCTGAACTCGCAGTCCGCATGCAAATCCGGTATCCTAACCTTAGACGTTCCTTGCGTTCCGCTGTTAGGATAACACTTCACTTGACGACATGAATTATCTAATTACCTTTTTTTGTCAAGCAGCTGCAAACTCAGACTAGTCACAAATGGCACCTAAATGACTGTGAGTTCAGTGATTAAACTTTACTGAAAAGGCATAACCGGAACCTTTATTATTGTATCAAAGTAAAAGAAGAATTAAACAAGATTTGTTCAACTTACTTCTTGAGTCGATAAAAGCCTCTG
The Montipora capricornis isolate CH-2021 chromosome 10, ASM3666992v2, whole genome shotgun sequence genome window above contains:
- the LOC138021443 gene encoding secreted frizzled-related protein 3-like, producing the protein MGVLLVSLIFCLVPILTAHGRTSPVKPTNSTLLQNRRCEGIQIDLCKSLPYNRTRLPNTYEQENQADVNNSLWDLAHRFNAVVCSKDLVFFFCTLYLPICVENQEIKEIILPCRSVCEKVKEDCRAFLQRVNGMKAPFVISPDEFDCHKLKDYNKGVCLTPEAFIDSRKANPTTTTQGTTRPKQASHKRRQLQKRDFLEANFDFGLKGKILWMKRNPNGYILGFNVTRVFLKCSACNFREGKTQVWSRTTHSCYKRSECTHLSKGNKYVIFGHKNGTNQLTLRWACPLPKERHFLAELRLWIDELRNNSSSKVILTPED